Proteins from one Maledivibacter sp. genomic window:
- a CDS encoding spore germination protein, producing the protein MFKILKDKILGKKNRKTVVTAEDWKLYKDLDENIELFKKIFNNDDTIRFRGFETKGPSSLKCCLVFIDGMVNKEIVNENIIQPVVELSPQDLDIDKKVIDIFKDSIIVSSTVKIQKDVYDLLSSCLYGDAILLVDGFNEALLIDSKGWNTRSIEEPSSERIVRGPREGFNEAIMTNLTLIRRKIRSTDLKFKFRELGTRTKTKICICYVEGLASKEILAELNKRLDDIEIDGILESGYVEELVKDSPLSPFTTIGNTERPDIVAGNLLEGRIALIVDGTPHVLTLPHVFIEYFQANEDYYHGFIYASINRFIRIFAFFLSTSVPAIYIALTTFHQEMIPTPLLLSISAAREGVPFPTIVEALFMLLAFEILRETGVRLPKPAGSTISFVGALILGEAAVTARFVSAPIVIVTALTGISNFLLPQMVGALIVVRLIFLLLSAFLGLYGYIFGVIGLFIHLMAMKSFGIPYMLNIGSLDMQDIKDTAIRAPWWVMYLRPKLIGDNNKVRQTNDGLHEKR; encoded by the coding sequence ATGTTTAAGATATTAAAAGACAAAATACTAGGCAAAAAAAATCGGAAAACAGTTGTAACTGCAGAGGATTGGAAGCTATATAAGGATTTGGATGAAAATATAGAGCTATTTAAAAAGATATTCAATAACGATGATACGATTAGATTCAGAGGATTTGAAACCAAGGGGCCATCTTCCTTAAAATGCTGTTTAGTTTTTATAGATGGGATGGTAAATAAGGAAATCGTAAATGAGAATATAATTCAACCCGTAGTTGAGCTTTCGCCCCAGGATTTAGATATAGATAAAAAAGTAATAGATATTTTTAAAGACAGCATAATTGTTTCTAGTACAGTTAAAATACAGAAGGATGTTTATGACCTATTAAGTTCATGCTTATATGGAGATGCTATTTTATTGGTGGATGGTTTTAATGAAGCCCTATTAATAGATTCTAAGGGTTGGAATACAAGATCCATAGAGGAACCAAGCTCTGAGAGAATAGTTAGGGGACCAAGGGAAGGCTTCAATGAGGCTATTATGACAAATTTAACATTAATAAGGAGAAAAATAAGAAGTACTGATTTAAAATTCAAATTTAGGGAATTAGGTACCCGTACAAAAACAAAGATTTGTATTTGCTATGTGGAAGGCTTAGCCAGCAAGGAAATACTCGCTGAACTGAATAAGCGATTAGATGATATAGAGATAGATGGAATATTAGAATCCGGATATGTAGAGGAGCTTGTCAAGGATTCTCCATTATCTCCATTTACAACCATAGGAAATACTGAAAGACCAGATATAGTAGCAGGCAATTTACTAGAAGGAAGAATTGCTTTGATAGTAGATGGAACGCCCCATGTTCTCACCTTACCCCATGTTTTTATCGAATATTTTCAAGCAAATGAGGACTATTATCATGGTTTTATCTATGCCTCAATAAATAGATTTATTAGAATATTTGCCTTTTTCCTTTCAACCAGTGTCCCTGCCATATACATAGCTTTAACCACCTTTCATCAGGAAATGATACCTACGCCGCTGCTTCTTAGTATTTCTGCAGCAAGGGAAGGAGTACCATTTCCCACTATAGTTGAAGCACTGTTTATGCTCCTTGCCTTTGAGATACTAAGGGAAACTGGAGTTAGACTTCCCAAGCCCGCCGGTTCCACAATAAGCTTTGTTGGGGCATTGATCCTAGGCGAAGCTGCAGTTACTGCAAGATTTGTTAGCGCACCCATAGTAATAGTTACTGCTTTAACTGGTATATCTAACTTTCTACTGCCTCAAATGGTGGGAGCATTAATAGTTGTTAGACTCATATTTTTATTGTTATCTGCTTTTTTAGGACTCTATGGTTATATCTTTGGAGTTATAGGTTTATTCATTCATCTTATGGCCATGAAATCCTTTGGAATACCGTATATGTTGAACATCGGTTCTTTAGATATGCAGGATATAAAGGATACTGCTATTAGAGCGCCATGGTGGGTCATGTATCTGAGACCTAAGCTTATTGGGGATAATAATAAAGTCCGACAAACCAATGATGGATTGCATGAAAAGAGGTAA
- a CDS encoding NAD(P)-binding protein: MKVAIIGAGISGLSCAHEFQRLGVKPTIYEKNDYIGEMHPHVAAILSILHRPMKDSLSYFRADFGLDITPLNTLNTLVHYSESKITTIKGNFGYFFERSKEKKSVKKQLYSQLEKPRIIFNELADYEKLSKKYDYVIVGSGNSNFTQEKGCWYDWVTTHVKGATVLGEFDPNTLIMWINKGYCNNGYAYLTPFNSKRASLILVVTDIAEKQVDFYWDKFLYYEDIKWKVVEEFRLKHNTGYVYPNKIDNLCFVGNAGGGIDPFLGFGMMNSLISGAMAARSIVKGYDYNKLTKFINKQNLDMYEFRRSFNKLNNRGHNMILTSIGLPGIKKIMYYSNLNVIKTGGKILGRINRLDENKRRKRY; the protein is encoded by the coding sequence TTGAAGGTTGCAATTATAGGAGCTGGAATCTCAGGGCTTTCATGTGCCCATGAATTTCAACGGCTGGGTGTAAAGCCAACGATATATGAAAAGAATGATTACATAGGAGAAATGCACCCCCATGTTGCGGCGATACTATCTATATTGCATAGACCTATGAAAGATTCACTTTCCTATTTTAGGGCGGATTTTGGATTGGATATTACTCCCTTAAACACACTTAATACCTTAGTTCACTATTCTGAAAGTAAAATTACTACTATAAAAGGTAACTTTGGGTATTTTTTTGAAAGAAGTAAGGAAAAAAAATCTGTTAAAAAGCAATTATATTCCCAGTTAGAAAAACCAAGGATCATATTTAACGAATTAGCCGATTATGAAAAGCTTTCAAAAAAGTATGATTACGTAATTGTGGGAAGTGGAAATTCAAATTTCACTCAAGAAAAGGGCTGCTGGTATGACTGGGTAACTACCCATGTAAAAGGGGCAACTGTTTTAGGAGAGTTTGATCCAAATACATTAATTATGTGGATAAATAAAGGGTATTGTAATAATGGCTATGCCTACCTTACACCATTTAACAGTAAAAGAGCAAGTTTAATACTGGTCGTAACGGATATAGCTGAAAAACAAGTAGATTTTTATTGGGACAAATTTTTATATTATGAAGATATAAAATGGAAGGTAGTAGAGGAATTCAGATTAAAGCACAACACGGGGTATGTATATCCTAATAAAATTGATAATTTATGCTTTGTTGGCAATGCGGGTGGAGGTATAGATCCTTTCCTTGGATTTGGAATGATGAATTCCTTAATAAGCGGAGCAATGGCGGCACGATCAATAGTAAAGGGATACGATTATAATAAGCTCACAAAGTTTATAAATAAGCAAAATTTAGATATGTATGAGTTTAGAAGAAGCTTCAATAAGCTAAATAATAGGGGACATAATATGATACTTACATCCATAGGGCTTCCAGGGATTAAGAAAATAATGTACTATTCTAATCTAAATGTTATAAAAACGGGAGGTAAAATCCTTGGCAGGATAAATAGATTGGATGAAAATAAACGACGTAAGAGGTATTAA
- a CDS encoding Ger(x)C family spore germination protein, protein MGKKRFLIVLLIMTSLFIPGCWNYSEISDKRIVSGAAVDYNKEKNMLELTVEIVRPVMEGGQTQIKPENFTGLGDNLFNAIRNLISKTGKKVFWSHAKVFILSEDIIKEKEKFLSIIDFIKRDSETRDDIMLLVSREETAKKIFETNAKVQEINSFHLEDMLQNQKSISKYRAVPLWKFVDELSTEGISPTLPTVNIAEFNKKKIGQIFGTAVFKGLEKIGWLNGSETKSFLFVIDELKGGTLVTEETEITKEPIRITFEIFNNKTKVKPIYRDGKLTMKVDIKTMVNIIEIDGTLDFMDEKNLGMIQKNGEDTIEKMVQDVIKKVQEEYKSDIFGFGAIVSREMPELWTVLKTDWENTFSKLDVEVDGTLNIRGSALRSKTIKIGD, encoded by the coding sequence ATGGGAAAGAAAAGATTTCTAATAGTCCTCTTAATAATGACCAGTTTATTCATACCTGGCTGCTGGAATTATAGTGAAATTAGTGATAAAAGAATAGTTTCAGGAGCAGCAGTAGACTATAACAAAGAAAAAAATATGCTTGAATTGACAGTAGAAATAGTAAGGCCCGTAATGGAAGGTGGGCAAACCCAGATCAAGCCTGAAAATTTTACTGGTCTTGGAGATAATTTGTTCAATGCAATAAGAAATTTGATATCTAAAACTGGTAAGAAGGTATTCTGGAGTCATGCCAAGGTGTTTATTTTGAGTGAAGATATAATTAAGGAAAAAGAAAAATTCTTAAGTATTATTGATTTTATTAAACGGGATTCTGAGACTAGGGATGACATAATGCTTCTTGTATCCAGGGAAGAAACAGCAAAAAAGATTTTTGAAACAAATGCTAAGGTACAAGAAATTAACTCTTTTCACCTTGAGGATATGCTTCAGAATCAAAAAAGTATATCCAAGTATCGTGCAGTACCTCTTTGGAAATTCGTTGATGAACTATCCACTGAAGGAATATCACCCACCCTGCCCACTGTAAATATAGCTGAATTTAATAAAAAGAAGATTGGGCAGATATTTGGAACCGCTGTATTTAAAGGACTAGAAAAGATAGGCTGGTTAAATGGAAGCGAGACAAAAAGCTTTTTGTTTGTTATCGATGAATTAAAGGGGGGGACATTAGTAACGGAGGAAACAGAAATAACGAAGGAACCAATAAGAATAACCTTTGAGATATTTAATAATAAAACTAAAGTAAAACCCATATATAGGGATGGAAAGCTTACTATGAAAGTGGACATTAAAACTATGGTCAACATTATTGAGATAGATGGAACCTTAGATTTTATGGATGAAAAAAATCTAGGAATGATTCAAAAAAATGGAGAAGATACCATTGAGAAAATGGTGCAAGATGTAATCAAAAAAGTACAAGAAGAATATAAAAGTGATATTTTTGGATTTGGTGCTATTGTCAGTAGAGAAATGCCAGAGCTATGGACGGTATTAAAGACCGATTGGGAGAATACTTTTTCTAAGCTAGATGTAGAAGTAGATGGGACTTTGAACATAAGGGGTAGTGCATTGAGATCAAAAACAATAAAGATAGGAGACTAA
- a CDS encoding Ger(x)C family spore germination protein, whose protein sequence is MKKIYFLIIVISSFMLAGCWNYRDVNKMRFVAGVAIDYDKEKNEYISTSEVVRLIEGGQSFGSTLFQSKGLTVFDAVRDTVMKNARRLYWGHAKVIILGPDIVDKNILSILDYASRDSEFRDDIWILVSAEETASKIFEKTFEKRESITSFHIDDILRNEKSISTYHGIPTWRFIKDIYAEGISPTLPMVKVAKKNGEKVAKVGGQAVFKGNKIVGTLNEIETKAYLWVINRIKGGLVTIETSAAGRKVDVTMELFSSKTKLKPKKIGDKIIMMIDIESDFGIAEIAGNVDVIEKSAREILKKDTEKEIKKQVEDVIKKVQKEYESDIFGFSTKIKAKMPEEWRKIESNWDMVFSGMKTEINVKVNINGSALASKPIKVED, encoded by the coding sequence ATGAAGAAAATATATTTTTTAATAATAGTAATAAGTTCATTTATGCTTGCAGGATGTTGGAATTACAGAGATGTAAACAAAATGAGATTCGTAGCCGGAGTTGCTATTGACTATGATAAGGAAAAGAATGAATACATCAGTACCAGTGAAGTTGTTAGGCTTATAGAAGGTGGACAAAGCTTTGGGAGTACATTGTTTCAAAGTAAGGGGCTTACGGTATTTGATGCCGTAAGGGATACAGTAATGAAGAATGCCAGAAGATTATATTGGGGCCATGCAAAGGTCATAATATTAGGCCCGGACATTGTGGATAAGAATATATTATCCATACTGGATTATGCCAGTAGAGATTCAGAATTTAGAGACGATATATGGATATTAGTTTCAGCAGAGGAAACAGCTAGTAAAATATTTGAAAAAACCTTTGAAAAACGTGAAAGCATAACCTCCTTCCACATAGATGATATATTAAGAAACGAAAAAAGTATTTCTACATATCATGGCATTCCTACGTGGAGGTTTATTAAAGATATCTATGCAGAAGGAATCTCTCCCACACTTCCAATGGTGAAAGTCGCAAAGAAGAATGGAGAAAAAGTTGCAAAAGTTGGTGGGCAAGCAGTTTTTAAAGGGAATAAAATAGTAGGAACCCTAAATGAAATTGAAACCAAAGCCTATTTATGGGTTATAAACAGGATAAAAGGTGGATTAGTTACTATAGAAACCAGTGCAGCCGGTAGGAAGGTAGACGTAACCATGGAATTGTTCAGTAGCAAGACAAAGTTAAAACCTAAAAAAATAGGGGATAAGATAATTATGATGATAGATATAGAAAGCGATTTTGGTATAGCTGAAATAGCTGGCAATGTAGATGTTATAGAAAAAAGTGCTAGGGAGATATTGAAAAAAGATACGGAAAAAGAAATAAAAAAACAGGTTGAAGATGTAATAAAAAAGGTACAGAAGGAATACGAAAGTGATATATTTGGATTTAGTACAAAAATAAAAGCTAAGATGCCAGAGGAATGGAGAAAAATCGAATCAAATTGGGATATGGTTTTTAGTGGAATGAAAACAGAAATAAATGTAAAGGTAAATATAAATGGCAGCGCATTAGCATCTAAACCCATAAAGGTGGAAGACTAA
- a CDS encoding endospore germination permease, with protein MNKELISDIQGICLIILFISGSTLALPTGIAAGRDLWLAILLALVLAIPLYLIYSRLLSLYHGKDIFGILEAVFGKFFGKAVGLIFVVYAFHLGTLVLRDQGDYLVAISLPETPIIIPTIIVVILCTLVVKAGIEVLGRWSKLFVILNAPIPTIMILMLIPQMDICNIMPILYKGTKPFLKGTLQALSFPFGDVVVFLMVFFALKSKKSSYNVFIKGLLWGGFLIIGVSLAEILVLGEDLYAATYFPNHSAASKVSIGDLLQRLEVIVIVATLTSFFVKISICLLAVCNGISKILGCREYRFIVAPIALLMCNFSYFIHDNIIMKTKWVDSIGIYYFLPLQVGIPILILIAAEIKQRRIKNNTRRVNRK; from the coding sequence TTGAATAAAGAATTAATATCAGATATTCAGGGAATATGCTTAATTATTTTATTTATTTCCGGTAGTACACTAGCTTTACCAACTGGTATTGCTGCTGGGAGAGATCTTTGGCTGGCTATATTATTGGCATTAGTTCTTGCAATTCCACTGTATCTAATATATTCCAGACTGCTTTCACTTTATCATGGTAAGGATATATTTGGTATACTAGAGGCCGTATTTGGAAAATTCTTTGGGAAAGCTGTGGGATTAATATTTGTTGTATATGCTTTTCATCTAGGTACACTGGTATTAAGGGATCAAGGAGACTATCTTGTAGCTATTTCCCTACCAGAAACTCCCATTATCATACCAACAATAATAGTAGTTATACTGTGTACTCTTGTGGTGAAAGCAGGTATAGAAGTGCTAGGAAGATGGTCAAAGCTTTTCGTAATATTAAATGCACCAATTCCAACGATTATGATACTTATGTTGATTCCTCAAATGGATATTTGCAATATTATGCCAATACTATATAAAGGCACCAAGCCATTTTTGAAAGGCACCCTACAAGCATTATCATTTCCATTTGGAGATGTAGTAGTTTTTTTGATGGTTTTTTTTGCTTTAAAATCAAAAAAATCTTCATACAATGTATTTATCAAGGGATTGTTATGGGGAGGATTTTTAATAATCGGGGTTTCCCTTGCTGAGATACTGGTCTTAGGTGAGGATTTATACGCAGCGACTTATTTTCCAAACCATAGTGCCGCTAGCAAGGTTAGTATTGGAGATCTTTTACAAAGGTTAGAGGTTATTGTTATAGTAGCAACCTTAACTTCTTTTTTTGTTAAAATAAGCATATGCCTATTGGCTGTTTGTAATGGCATATCTAAGATATTGGGTTGTAGAGAATATAGATTTATAGTAGCACCCATAGCCTTGCTCATGTGTAATTTCTCTTACTTTATCCATGATAATATCATTATGAAAACTAAATGGGTAGATAGTATAGGCATATACTACTTCTTGCCTCTTCAAGTGGGGATACCTATTCTTATTTTAATAGCAGCTGAGATCAAACAAAGACGAATCAAAAACAATACGAGAAGAGTAAATAGAAAATAA
- a CDS encoding PA2169 family four-helix-bundle protein yields the protein MKDVDILKDILEYRISNELFYNQNLIHIRNPRARQLFAQMRDDEMREIIRLQEKIERLQSKPYIISKIFPIKQKY from the coding sequence ATGAAGGATGTAGATATCTTAAAGGACATACTTGAGTACAGGATTTCCAATGAGCTGTTTTATAATCAAAATCTTATACATATTAGAAACCCTAGGGCTAGACAGCTTTTTGCTCAAATGAGGGACGATGAAATGAGAGAGATTATTAGGCTACAAGAAAAGATTGAAAGACTCCAATCAAAGCCATATATAATTTCTAAAATATTTCCAATAAAACAAAAATATTAA
- a CDS encoding NAD(P)-binding protein — MKVAIVGAGLSGLSCALELEKLGIMPEIFEMGNSIGDSLDYTIISMKIYNQFNETSTKYLKKQYGLKIKPTESLKRITMHGPNSTTTVKGRLGYIFEKNKREASIENQIYKKLKSNIHFDSYVDPIDLSTHFDYVVCATGNSLTAEKLNIFTRTFYAQMRIATILGDFNSHAMELWFNKEYAKNGYIYILPHNGSKAILALIVDNISQSELDYYWKNFLSKENLQYKILSTRDYEFNTGIVETLQRNNIFLIGNSGGLVDNFLGFGFISAIESGILTAKAIYNNLDINELLSNQINNIANMRKLRGAIDKFSNKDLDRLIKFLGLPIIKPLIYNNPCFKINNITSIGKLYNNFSKNRK, encoded by the coding sequence ATGAAGGTTGCCATAGTAGGTGCAGGACTTTCCGGTCTATCATGTGCCTTAGAATTAGAAAAGTTAGGAATCATGCCTGAGATTTTTGAGATGGGAAACTCAATTGGCGATTCATTAGATTACACCATTATCAGTATGAAAATATATAATCAATTCAATGAAACCTCAACAAAGTATCTAAAAAAACAGTATGGACTTAAAATAAAGCCCACTGAGTCCCTAAAAAGGATTACAATGCATGGACCGAATTCTACCACAACGGTAAAGGGAAGATTAGGATATATATTTGAAAAAAACAAGAGAGAAGCCTCAATAGAAAATCAAATTTATAAAAAATTAAAATCAAATATACATTTTGATTCCTATGTGGACCCTATAGACTTAAGTACTCATTTCGATTACGTGGTATGTGCAACTGGTAACAGCTTAACTGCTGAGAAACTAAATATTTTTACACGAACATTTTATGCCCAAATGAGAATAGCCACTATACTGGGAGATTTTAATTCCCATGCAATGGAGCTATGGTTTAATAAAGAATATGCTAAAAACGGATATATTTACATTTTACCCCATAATGGGTCTAAAGCAATTTTAGCCTTGATAGTTGACAATATTAGTCAAAGTGAATTAGATTATTATTGGAAGAATTTTTTATCTAAAGAAAATCTTCAATATAAAATCCTATCCACTAGAGATTATGAATTTAATACAGGTATTGTAGAAACATTACAAAGAAATAATATCTTCCTAATAGGGAACTCTGGAGGCTTAGTAGATAATTTTTTAGGTTTTGGTTTCATATCAGCCATAGAAAGTGGAATCTTGACTGCAAAAGCTATATATAATAATCTCGATATTAATGAGCTATTAAGCAATCAGATAAATAATATAGCAAATATGAGAAAGCTTCGTGGGGCCATAGATAAGTTTAGTAATAAGGATTTGGATAGATTAATAAAATTCCTAGGTCTACCTATTATAAAACCACTTATTTATAACAATCCTTGTTTCAAAATAAACAATATTACTTCCATAGGTAAGCTTTATAATAATTTTTCAAAAAATAGGAAATGA
- a CDS encoding cache domain-containing protein, with product MNRLLKFFSKNKAVSIRYLSILLILIYIPMALYVNFVYIRTIDAVEKEKIEDVEQILRQTSKSVNFALHNIEKGVSKITKHNGIRVSVQNFETLTPFYKSRISQFTKEQFNILKNNIPYIEGFVCINNKGHIISSNHDIVINGENFFESNSFKELVSKENDFLWQYDVPDYIYFKSRDEKFLFLVYKIFDLENSQNVGYCFVTIDSHSFKDLYNDTYIGNTGGVVICDGDNNPVLSTKNYNVPKPILNHLVKEQNFYKMNEVDISENRHFVGIAKLYPINWYLVATVPKDELTKTVKKNFKNNFTPIILISLVTALVIVIETLILSKVVTEKEMANYRLVLSEKMNEKLRVYKHDFTNHLQIIWGLMELQHYDKALSYLIKASNEGVTIKEKYEIGIPEIESTIFSILSKARERNIEVVLDCIKLQSDLPVKIYDLTKILSNLLKNAIYALDKAESEEKKLIIKIYEDLGEYVFEVVNNVPLIPQNMKEKIFEKGFTTKGKDGSGLGLHIVKKLVEKNKGNMELCVDEEGNHFIVRFPY from the coding sequence TTGAACAGACTCCTAAAGTTCTTTAGTAAAAACAAAGCAGTAAGCATTAGATATCTGAGTATTTTGCTAATATTGATTTATATACCCATGGCCTTATATGTAAACTTTGTTTATATTAGAACAATCGATGCAGTTGAAAAAGAGAAAATCGAGGATGTTGAACAAATATTGAGGCAGACTAGCAAGTCTGTCAATTTTGCATTGCATAATATTGAAAAGGGTGTTTCAAAAATTACCAAGCATAATGGCATACGAGTAAGTGTACAAAACTTTGAAACTCTAACTCCATTTTACAAAAGTAGGATATCTCAGTTCACAAAAGAGCAGTTTAATATCTTAAAAAATAATATTCCATATATTGAGGGATTTGTATGTATAAACAACAAGGGACATATTATTTCCTCTAATCACGACATAGTAATAAACGGTGAAAATTTTTTTGAAAGCAACTCCTTTAAAGAATTGGTTTCCAAGGAAAATGACTTTTTATGGCAATATGATGTTCCAGATTATATTTATTTTAAGTCAAGGGATGAGAAATTTTTATTTTTAGTATATAAGATATTTGATTTAGAAAACTCACAAAATGTAGGATACTGTTTTGTAACCATAGATTCCCATAGCTTTAAGGATTTATATAATGATACATATATCGGCAATACTGGAGGAGTTGTTATCTGCGATGGAGATAATAACCCTGTTCTGAGTACAAAAAATTATAATGTACCTAAACCAATATTGAATCATTTAGTAAAAGAACAGAACTTCTATAAAATGAATGAAGTAGATATTTCCGAGAACAGACATTTTGTTGGAATAGCTAAATTATATCCTATAAACTGGTATCTTGTAGCTACGGTACCGAAGGATGAGCTGACTAAAACTGTGAAAAAGAATTTTAAAAACAATTTCACGCCAATCATTCTTATAAGTCTTGTTACTGCATTGGTGATAGTTATTGAAACTTTGATACTTTCTAAAGTAGTCACGGAAAAGGAGATGGCAAACTATCGTCTAGTATTGAGTGAAAAAATGAATGAAAAGCTGAGGGTGTACAAACATGATTTTACAAATCATTTACAAATAATATGGGGACTTATGGAGCTTCAGCACTATGATAAGGCACTAAGCTATTTAATAAAAGCAAGTAATGAAGGAGTTACCATAAAAGAAAAATATGAGATAGGCATTCCAGAGATAGAGTCAACCATTTTTTCTATTTTATCAAAGGCGAGGGAACGTAATATTGAAGTAGTATTAGACTGTATAAAACTTCAATCGGATTTACCCGTTAAGATTTATGATTTAACTAAGATATTATCTAATCTATTAAAGAATGCTATTTATGCCTTAGATAAGGCAGAGTCAGAGGAGAAAAAGCTTATAATAAAAATATATGAGGATCTAGGTGAGTATGTATTTGAGGTGGTTAACAATGTACCACTTATTCCCCAAAATATGAAGGAAAAAATATTTGAAAAGGGATTCACTACAAAGGGAAAAGACGGAAGTGGATTAGGACTTCATATAGTTAAAAAGCTAGTTGAAAAAAATAAAGGTAATATGGAGCTTTGTGTGGATGAAGAGGGTAATCATTTCATAGTAAGGTTCCCCTATTAA
- the pepV gene encoding dipeptidase PepV has translation MNFEKRIEEMRDEIITSTKEIIKLKSVKDHPQEGMPFGRDIHECFMYALDLSKEFGFEIKNLDNYAGHAEFGSGDGVVGVLVHLDVVPEGDDWTHPPYAAEIHDGKIFGRGTIDDKGPAIAALYAMKAVKDSGVKLNKKIRIIFGLDEESSWESLKYYLNKEQAPSVAFTPDAEFPAIHGEKGILMFDLVKRLGNKYNDDGIKVLKIKGGNRPNMVPDYCEAHLASNALLKEKLVDYVSKTNIKLEIQEENDISIIKSYGISAHGSLPKHGQNAVSQLMVFLNTLDLASGDIADFIKVYNEKIGMEYGGESIGCGLEDEATGSLIFNVGIIDLNETDVKVTVNIRYPVTFTAKDVYEGMEIELKGSEIDIVHIEDSEPLYLPKDHELIQKLMKVYREFTGDNSEPITIGGGTYARSMENAVAFGPLFPGQPELAHQRDEYIATEDLIKITKIYANALYELAK, from the coding sequence ATGAACTTTGAGAAAAGAATTGAAGAAATGCGTGATGAAATCATCACATCTACCAAAGAGATTATTAAGCTAAAAAGTGTAAAGGACCATCCCCAGGAGGGAATGCCCTTTGGAAGGGATATCCATGAATGCTTCATGTATGCTTTGGATTTATCTAAAGAATTTGGATTTGAAATCAAAAATTTAGATAACTATGCTGGCCATGCTGAATTTGGCAGTGGTGACGGGGTTGTAGGTGTATTAGTCCATCTTGATGTTGTCCCCGAAGGCGATGATTGGACTCATCCACCTTATGCCGCAGAAATCCACGACGGAAAAATTTTTGGCAGGGGAACTATAGATGATAAAGGGCCTGCCATAGCCGCATTATATGCTATGAAAGCAGTTAAGGATTCCGGTGTGAAACTAAATAAAAAAATCCGTATTATTTTCGGTCTAGATGAAGAAAGCAGCTGGGAAAGCTTAAAGTACTATTTAAATAAAGAACAGGCTCCAAGCGTTGCCTTTACTCCAGATGCTGAATTCCCTGCAATCCATGGTGAAAAGGGTATCCTAATGTTTGACCTAGTAAAAAGACTTGGAAATAAATATAATGATGATGGAATAAAGGTATTGAAAATAAAGGGTGGCAATAGACCAAATATGGTTCCCGATTATTGTGAAGCCCATCTTGCTTCTAATGCCTTGTTAAAGGAAAAGCTAGTAGACTATGTCAGTAAAACTAATATTAAGCTAGAAATACAGGAAGAGAATGATATATCTATCATCAAATCCTATGGCATATCTGCCCATGGCAGCCTTCCTAAGCATGGCCAAAATGCGGTATCCCAGCTCATGGTATTTTTGAACACCTTGGATTTAGCCTCCGGTGATATAGCTGATTTTATTAAGGTATATAATGAAAAAATAGGAATGGAATACGGTGGTGAATCAATAGGCTGTGGACTTGAGGATGAGGCTACTGGAAGCCTTATATTCAATGTGGGAATAATCGATTTGAACGAAACCGATGTAAAGGTTACGGTAAATATTAGATACCCAGTAACTTTTACAGCTAAAGATGTGTATGAAGGAATGGAAATAGAATTAAAGGGTAGTGAAATTGATATAGTTCATATTGAAGATTCTGAACCCCTATATCTACCTAAGGATCATGAATTGATTCAAAAGCTAATGAAGGTTTATAGAGAATTCACTGGAGATAATAGTGAGCCAATAACCATTGGTGGGGGTACATATGCTAGATCAATGGAAAATGCAGTTGCCTTCGGCCCATTATTCCCGGGACAACCAGAACTAGCCCATCAAAGGGATGAATATATAGCTACTGAAGATTTGATCAAAATTACAAAGATATATGCAAATGCATTATATGAATTGGCAAAGTAA